The genomic window AAATTTCTAACACGAAaattggggagaaagaaaaagggggcAGCCTCAAGcggcagatttgggggtggggtatcATGAGTGTGCCACAAAGCATCacatattttgtttattattttgttcCTAATAAAGTAAAATGGTTTCTCTCAGACGCCGTGTGGATTTTCTACCTCAGGCGCATCAATGTCTGGAACCGTCTCTGAGGAGAAGTGCTAGTTAGCATTTGGTCGGCAGGAACTGACAGACTTCTCTTCAAAGGAAGTGTGAGTCCGGTGGCACAGAGAGAGAAAACTGTGAATTGAAATCATTATTAAACCAGCGTCTGGTGGGAAGCCGGGCACACCAAGCTTCTGTTTAATTTGTCGGGAGAGATTGACCAGCTTTAGACCTACTGCAAAGCTGATTTGCATGACTACCACAGGTTTTTGTTAATTAATCTCCGCCTCTGTGATTATCCCCTAGAGTGGAAGACGAataaaagcagagctcttcctgGAAATTCCTTGCCCATCTTTTTAGCAAGTGAGCAGCTAGGTCGGGGCGGTGTCATAACCTTCATTGTCATGTGGATGCCACCTAAAGATGCAttttgtgtctgtagacctggtgaggaccaagcttgaggtctgaggcagggtcCTAGCTCACAGTGTAATTggccaatgcatggctagatctcATCTACTGGATTCAGTCACTTTAAATCAAAGCTGACCAATAGCACGTAccagtgggaagatccattgtttgcttgtcAGAATCCCAGTTGGGGGATTTCGGGAGAGTTTCGGCGGGGTTTCTCAGTCCATTCAGTtcttcttgtaccatgctgggatcacaataaagagctcaaacCACTTCCAGTGTCCTGTTtattatgataaataataataataataatacctctaaacccatggatttaacagggCACATCAGGATGATGAGATGTTTTGGCTGGAGAACCAGATATTCTCTTGAGTTTTTGAATTTTGCCCAATTCTTGACCAGCGATTAAAATTCTTTTCCAGTCTGAAGTGATGACACAAGAGacatgtatcatcatcatcatcatcatcatcatcattatgccCGCCACTCCCGAGACCAGCTCATAGCGGGTTACAGATGTAACATTTGGTTAGTTTGGGTGACTACTTGCCCTCCCTGGATAAATACACGATTCCCCCTGAAATAGTTGTAAGACCTTCATAGGCCAAAGGGTCCTTGTTATGTTGCCGGTCAGTATACCatcctgtctctttaacagaagcttaatgggatgttatttactgtACAATACTACTTATCTCCATGCCACTAATCAAATCAAAATGATTTGATTAGCTGATTTGATTTGATATCTCCACGCCATTAAAGCTTTCAGTTGCTCATTTCCATACATTTAGCCtcaatttaaaaaacagaacattttCCACCCTCCAGGTTGTTGTCAAATGGCAACACTAgtaaggagagaggaagaaaaattctGTGGCATTAGATCTGACTGGGAGAGAGAAAATTAACATACCTGGCTAATGCAGATAGAGACGCTCTGTGACAGTGCCAATTCACATGGTGAAGAATTGCCTTCAAGTGTTAGTTCCCACCTAGAGTAGTTATTCCCATTACGGATTCTTCAGCCCTTGAAGTCGTTAACTACTTTTAGTAAAACAGGAGAAATGACCACTACTGCTACTCTCTGTACTTTTCTTGGTTACATTTGAATTTTACATAGCTACATTTCACTGTTTCCATCTACTGACCGTGCTAgggttatttttttcaaaatctcAACTATTTTTAACAAGCCTGCCTAGTAAGGAGCTACTAGTAAGGAGCCCACAAAAGCTTGGCCTAGAACAAAACCTTGTTAGTCTTTTTAAAAGTGCTAAGTTCTGGTTTATTATTGTGGCAACGGACTAAAATGGCTCCTCCTGAGGGATTATTGCCCTCCAAAGTGTTTCTTTGTGATGGAGATACTGTATGAAGTGGCGCAAGGTATTTCCTCAAACAGGATCAGAAATGAGACCAGCTTGTAAGACAGGTAGTCGTTCTGTATGATTGGCAGTTGCGCCTCATAAAACCATTATCAATACAGGGCAGTTATTCTAACCACCATGGCCACCAAAAGCAAACTGATTTAGCAGGGGCATAACAGAGGATGATGTAGCAGAAAAGCCATTGTAATGTAGCGGCTAGAATTGGACtacgatctgggagacccaggttcaaatccccattctgctacAGAAGCTAACccatccttctccctccctctcagcatAAACCTACATCAATAAGGTtactgttgtgagggtaaaatggaagaggataaatggtgcaagctgctttgggaacgAAAGTGAGGCATAAATATcaagataaacaaacaaaatgagtTGGGCATCCAAATACGTTTGCTGACGTATCTCTCAGTTACACCACTTTTATGAACAGGTTGTACAACTTTTAGTGCTGTCCTACATAGAATTAAATCTCAGttaattgaaatcaatggggcttagaacagtataactctgtttaggactgcactgttggaCTTACCAATCTGTGTGTTGTGAAGTACTAGACAgtacaactcttcttttcttgcaGCTTAATGCCttcccctggatagcccaggcaagcccggtcccatcagatctcaggaagTAAGCAGGGCTGACCTCGACTAATCCTTGgattggagacctccaagaatttggGTGGAGTTCCTCCAGGGAACGCCAGGGGTCATATCATGGAGGCAGGAAGTAGCAAGCCACCTGAAAATATCCCTTacctggttgccagacaatcctcaaatctcctggcCTAAAAAAAACAAGAGGTATGCTGCTATGCATTCAAGTTGTGTAggattgacttatggtgaccagaTATGAACAACAGGGGCTTGTGGAGGGGGGCAGTATTTCACTGTTGATTGTCTTACAGGCTGAAGATTATTGCCCAAAGctccccacccttcacatgtAGAAATACGTGTACATCTGCAGTGTCCTACACACAACAAATAATACATCTTTTTAAGGTTTCAGTATCTCTCCCTACACATCCCTTTCTCTTGTAACACCTGCTCCCTTAAAAGTACAATCATGACTGGGAGGACAGATACATTTAGAGTCATTTTATCTCCAGCTTTTGGTTTGAACTATGTGACTTTTTGATGACCTCTGACCTGATAGGTCAGCAGTTAAGCTGTCCATTATCCCACTTTTCCTTTTATGGCCAAAGGATGAAAGACCACGTCAGCGTCCAATCTGACTTCACTTGGTCATCTCAGACAATTCCCttaggtttaaaaaacaaaatagtgAAAGAACAAGGTAAATGGCATAGCTTTGTCCAGCACTGTGAGGACTGAATGGCAGAGTCTTGATTCCTAACTGGCTAGCATCATTCTCAAAGAGACCTGCTGCTGGATTCCTATTGAAGATCCTGCAGCCGGTGTGTACGATTATTCTCAGTGCAATATCCATTCCTGTTCAAATGGAGAACTTCTTCCACTTCTGGAAATAAACTATGAACCAAGTTCATATGTACATTGTTGCCGTCCAATAGTCATACATGCACGCTCATCACTTGATGCCTTTTTCTGAAAGACAGAACAGATGAAGGAAGTTGCTTAGTACCAAATTGTACTATCAGTCCACCTAGGAAAGCATTGTCTGCCCAAATCCTGCTGTTTGAGACCCTATTAGCTGAAGTCCCCAGAAACTGATCCCAGGAACTTCTACATGGAAAGAATATGCTGCTTTGCTTTGTCCTCAGCCCATACATATCACCATTTAAAATGCATTCTTTCTTGATAGTGCAAGTTCAAGCACTTTGTGAGATGTGTGTATAAGACTCACATCTTTTACCATATTTTGCATTTTCCTATATCTTTTTGCATGTATGCAGTTGTGTTGTTGGAATTTCTGTTTGTATCTCATTGGCCTAATGGACCGCTCTTGAATTTGCCAGGTGGTGGTAGATAGGAAACTCATGGAGCTGATTATGCAGGGAAAGTTGATATGAGATTTCTGACGGGCAGAAGTCGCTTCTGATTGGTAAGGCCATATGCATGCTTGCCTTCCATCTGCTCAACCTGTACATCTCTCAAGATGCAAAGTCTCAAGTGTTCATTCTTCACAAAGACACAACCCCTACAAAGCTGCCCATCAAATTTCATGAGCAGATTTAAGGAAAGGCAACCACTTTGTTCCATGTGTAAATACTGTCCAATTCCaggtatttcatttttattacaaAAAATAAAGTGACAGATTTTGTAAATAAGTTATTTCTTTAATATATTAGCCATTAAATAGCATAGTATACAGAAAAGGGGACTGATCACACAATATTTGTTCATAACTATACAGAGGGGAAAATCACAAAACATAAAAAGTGCTGATAAAATAAATCTTTGGTAGATAAGACTATTTAAAAACGCAAGTTGCACAGTGGTAGTAACCCAGATACTATTTGTCTTGAAGAACAAAGCCTTTGCTATAAAATTAAGCAGGACAATTCAGAAAACATTGCTACAAGGATAGCTTTTCACAAACCTAACATTAAAAACCTGTTTCTTTTGCCTCAGAGCAATCTTCTattcaagaaaataatttttccttGTTTGGTATATGTAGAACAGCTTTGACTTCTCCAACACATGGATATGGAGACCACAACCTGATTTTGGTTGTTTTATCATGTCAGCTTAGACCAGCAATAAATTTCTCAGGAGGCAGCTTTAGCACTCAGAACCACTGAATGATTTCTCAGGGTTTTAATTTGATGTTTTAAAGTTGAAAGTGACAGTCTCTAGTATAATTTATTGTCTAAATACATAATGTTTCCAGTCCTCATTCTAAAAACCTCAAAAAGTGACTgcaatgtttttaatatattcagCACAGATTCAGACTCCTGATTTTGGTTATAATATGATGGAGTGACAGACCAGTTGGTGCACCCAGGTGCTAAGCAGGACTCTCAGAACATAATTGTTTTCAGCCAACTAGTTCTTACACTTTTTCCAAACGTTTGCAAATGCTGAGGGTTCTTTCAGGGCACCTAGATCTACTGCACTGCTGTTGTGTGGTCAATAAAAAAAAGCCAAACCCACAGAAAGTGCACCCCCAAAAATGTTTACAATGGTATGTATCTTACCACTCCCATATAAGTTAAATTTGTACAGCCCTTCCCTTTCTCAGAGCAACTTTTCCAAGAGTTTAAGAGCTGGGAAagtatacaaaaaataaaataaatagctcaCAAACTTTTGATCAGACCAACACCAAAAAAAATCACGAACGAAAACAGAACATTAAATAAaggtgaagaggaagaagaaaaaggagagttggtttttatatcccacttttcactatctgagggactctcaaagcagcttacaatcaccttccctccctctccccacaacagacaccctgtgaggtaggtggggctcagagagctctgacagagctgctctgtgagaacaggcaaTCATCGTTTGATCTGGAGGCTGAACACTTGAAGATTTGAAGCTGCCTTGCTGATTCAGACCATCAGTCTGTTGAGACTGACGTTGTCCATTTAGACTGGCACCAGTTCCTCAGTGTCTCAAGAGGCGACATTTCACATTGTCTTATTCATCTTACTGgagcctctacagcaggggtagtcaaactgcggccctccagatgtccatggactacaattcccatgagcccctgccagcatttgctggcaggggctcatgggaattgtagtccatggacatctagagggcagcagtttgactacccctgctcgagaGACTGAACCCAGAACTTCTCTGCCAATATGCCACATCCTCTTTCAGGAGCAACAGCGGGGGGATATAGAGCTTTGAACCCATTCTTGTTTGCAGGCATGTCTATACACCCAGCCAAACCTAAGAGCCTTTTTgacaaatgtattaaatgaatcTGAATATTTGCCTCTTCTGACAAATAAACAGAACTGAATTCATACCACTGTTGAAATGAACCACTAAGCAATTCATATATATACCATCATGTTGTAACCGACTTAGGGTGACCCCAACTAGTGCTTTCCATAGCAAGtgtgaagcaagatgctttgccattgcattcctctgcagagccttccttggtcgtctccagctgaatctactttttgggggGACAACTTAAACTTGGGATGTCAAGCACAGTCCATCCCCTCTGTCGTACGCTTTTTCACTCTGCAAATGTGAGAAATGCTTTCTACTTGCATCCTCTCAAGCCGATGGCAGCTTCTGTCTGAAGAAAACCACCAGATGCCCTCTGTGGAATGAGCTGCCCGAAGCATTTTAATATAAATTGGAAacgatttttttaaaacatttcctccCTACGGCCAGTTCCTGAATGGCTTCAACCTAGGAATGAAATGTTTGCTCAACCGACAAATGATCAGCCCCAGCAGCTTCCTTCAAGGTATCACCAGAGTAAGGAAGTACCAATTCCCTCACAGCTTCCTGTGGTCTGTCAAAACCAAAGTAATTCCTACGAAGGTGAGGGGATGAAATCctgattattttttttccagagatgGAAGATTCCTCTTTTAGTGACTGAAAACCAGTCAGCATCCCCTGAAAACCTCACACAAAAATACACTGGATAAAAGAGCAAgaaaaaatacatataaatactATACATAGGCAAAACAACCCACAAGTTAGGTAAAGGGGGACTGTCAGGTGACCCCTGGGCCCGTTCCCCCTGTTTGGAGGTTCTTCAGGGTGAGGATTCTTCTGACCAGCACTCAGGGACGTTGCTGGTTGTGTTAGGAGAAAGGACCTCAGAGTCTTCGATGAGCGTCAGTTCTTCCATGCTTTCCAGACTTGGAGTCTGCTGGAACAGCCCTAGTATCCGTCCCCGAGGAGCCACCCCTGTCTGCTGCAGGCCTTGTTCTCCCAGGATCTTGACCAGGAAGTTGATGTACCTCATGGCTAAGCGGAGGGTCTCATTCTTGCTGAGCTTCTTGTCGGGAGGATGAGTTGGAATGAGTTTGCGCAACTTCGCAAAGGCACTGTTGACATTCTGCTGTCTCCATCGCTCCCTGCTGTTGGTGAAGATCTTTCTGGTCATTGCTAAAACGCCGGCAgaactggaggaggaagaagaaatgaCAGAGGTACATAAAGGAATGCTTGAGTCATGCCATCATAAAGGAGTCCTCCCTCCTGTACCCCTAATTTATACGGTTACCAGAAGAGCAACCAAAAGGGATTCACTGGTCGGGAATAACATTTGTACACATGCAGATGAGATTCCGagattccaagaagaagaaggaggaggaggaggaggatgaaggagaagaagacgacgaagaaggagaaggaggaggaggagggagggagggaggaggaggaggaggaaggagaagaagaagaaggaggagaaggggaaggagaaggagaagaaggaggaggaggaggagaagaagaagaagaaggagaaggaggttcttatatgccgcttttccctaagtgaaggaggctcaaagcggcttacagacgccttcccattcctctatttATTAAttccatgtatttattttgatttggATTTTTGTAGCTCACTTTTCTCCGCAATGAGGACTCGAAGAGCCTCACAACAGTGCTCTTCGCACCTCCATTTCACCTCTACAGCATAACTGTATGATGCACATTAGGCCAAAAGaggatgactggctcaaggtcaccccaaCAGCTTTTAAGGTAGAGTGGGGATTTTGAACTGGAGTCTCCCGGATCGTAGCTTGAGGGTCTAACAACTcctcctgtccccctcccccaagcatgaACTCTCAGAGGAATACTGATCTATGCTTCCAAGCATCCCTGGCCTGGAGAGCGCAGGctggccagatc from Paroedura picta isolate Pp20150507F chromosome 7, Ppicta_v3.0, whole genome shotgun sequence includes these protein-coding regions:
- the TAL2 gene encoding T-cell acute lymphocytic leukemia protein 2 isoform X1 — protein: MHGATHLNHHESHGTLKSSAGVLAMTRKIFTNSRERWRQQNVNSAFAKLRKLIPTHPPDKKLSKNETLRLAMRYINFLVKILGEQGLQQTGVAPRGRILGLFQQTPSLESMEELTLIEDSEVLSPNTTSNVPECWSEESSP
- the TAL2 gene encoding T-cell acute lymphocytic leukemia protein 2 isoform X2; the encoded protein is MTRKIFTNSRERWRQQNVNSAFAKLRKLIPTHPPDKKLSKNETLRLAMRYINFLVKILGEQGLQQTGVAPRGRILGLFQQTPSLESMEELTLIEDSEVLSPNTTSNVPECWSEESSP